In Sulfuriferula plumbiphila, the genomic window AGGCATTTCCACCGACAAGATCCACGCACGTGGCCCGGTCGGACTGGAAGGGCTCACGTCGCAAAAGTGGGTCGTGTTAGGCGATGGTCATGTGCGCGGATAATTCCGGGAATAAGCCTCTGGCAACGCATTGAAACCTATCGGCATTTTCGGCGGCACCTTCGACCCGATCCACTTCGGCCATTTACGACTGGCGGAGGAAATGGCCGAGGCGCTTGAGCTCACCACGGTGCGCCTCATCCCGGCAGGCACGCCGCCGCATCGCACGCGCCCGCGCACCGACGCGCACCACCGGTTGCAGATGGTGCGGCTGGCAATCGCCGGTAATCCGCGCTTTGTGCTGGATGACCGCGAAGTGGGTTTGCCGCGTCTGTCTTACACAGTGGAAACGCTCGCCTCACTGCGTGACGAACTGGGTGCGAGGCAGCCCTTGTGCCTGCTGCTGGGTGCCGATGCGTTTCTGGGCTTGACCACCTGGCACCGCTGGCAGGACTTGTTCACGCTGGCGCATATCGCGGTGGCGCACCGTCCCGGTTTTCCGCAAAGCGCCTGGAAGGACGCCATGCCCGAAGCATTACGCGCCGAACTGGAAGCACGCATGGCACATCCGCACGACCTCACCAGCGCTGCGGCGGGGCTGCTTGCAACCCGCCCGATCACCGCGCTGGACATCTCCGCCACGCACATCCGCGACACCTTGCGTGCCGCACGTAGCCCACGTTATTTGCTGCCTAACGCGGTTCTCGACTATATTCAGGCCAACCAACTGTATTTACCGGAAAATTAATGGATATCAACGAAATCACCGCCGCTGTCGTGGACGCGCTGGAAGACATCAAAGGCCAGGACATCGTGGTCCTGGACACCAGTCCGCTCACGTCCATGTTTGACCGCATGGTCATCGCCAGCGCCGACTCCACGCGCCAGACCAAGGCACTGGCCCACAACGTGCAGGAAAAACTCAAGGAAAAAGGCGTGCCCGACCAGGGCATTGAAGGCCTGGCCTCGGGCGAATGGGTGCTGCTTGATCTGGGCAGCGTGGTAGTGCATGTGATGCAGCCTGCAGTGCGCCAGTATTATAACCTGGAAGAACTATGGAGCGCGGCGCAGGATCAGCGCAATAAACGCAACGCAACCGGCTGAATCTCCCCCATGAAGCTGCGCATCATCGCGGTAGGGAAAAAAATGCCGGCGTGGATCGAGGCCGGGTTTAGCGAATATGCCAGGCGCATGCCACGCGAGAACAGTATCGAGCTGGTCGAGCTCAAGCCGGAGAAACGCGGCGGCGGCAAAACCAGCGGGCAGATCCAGGAAGCCGAGCGCGACCGCATCCTCGCCGCGCTACCGCGACACGCCACAGTGTGGGCACTGGATGAGCACGGCAGCCAGCTCACCACCCTGGAACTGGCCGGCGCGCTGCGTGAATGGCAGGGGACAGGGCGCGACACGGCTTTTGTCATCGGCGGTGCCGATGGCTTGCATCAAGATGTCAAACAGCGTGCCGATAAACTGCTTGCACTGTCACGCTTTACCTTGCCGCACGGCCTGGTGCGGGTGATGCTGGTCGAACAGCTATATCGCGTCTGGAGCGTGACACACAACCACCCCTACCACCGGGAATAAACCAACATGGCGCATACCGATCCACGCATTTATCTGGCCTCACGCTCGCCGCGTCGCCGCGAGTTGCTGCGCCAGATTGGCGTGCGCCACGAGGTGCTACTGTTACGTGAATCCGGCGATCGCCTGGACGTAGATGAAACGCCGCAGCCCGGCGAACCACCGCAGGAATATGCACTGCGCATTGCGCGTGGCAAGGCCACCGCCGGCTGGCAATGTGTAATGGAACGCCATATCCCGCGCTACCCGGTGCTCGGCGCCGATACCACGGTGACCGTGGATGGCGAAATCCTCGGCAAGCCGTTGGGTCTGGACGCTGCCATTGCCATGCTCGCCAAGCTGGCGGGGCGCAGCCATCAGGTGATGACGGCAGTGGCACTGGCATGCGAAACACGCTGCGAGGTACTGCTGAGCACGTCGACGGTCAGGTTCAAACCCCTCAGTGAACGCGCAATCCACACCTACGCAAGCAGCGGCGAGCCCTTCGACAAGGCTGGCGGTTATGCCATCCAGGGACGCGCAGCGACTTTCATCGAGCATCTGGAGGGCAGCTATTCCGGCGTGATGGGCCTGCCGCTGTATGAAACTGCGCAGCTGCTGGAACGCTACAACATGAAATTATTCGAATAAGCCCTACTGGTAAACCGCACACCATGAGCGAAGAAATTCTCATCAACGTCACTCCCCAGGAGACCCGCGTCGCGGTGATGCATCTGGGCGTGGTGCAGGAACTCCACATCGAACGCATCAGCCAGCTTGGCCTGGTGGGCAATATCTACTTCGGCAAGGTGTGCCGGGTATTGCCGGGGATGCAGTCGGCGTTTATTGACATCGGCCTGGAGCGCGCGGCGTTTCTGCATATCGCCGACATCTGGGAAGAACGCCATGCCGGGGGCGAGGAACGTCCGATTGAACGCATCCTGTTTGAGGGACAGGGTGTACTGGTGCAGGTCATCAAGGATCCAATCGGCACCAAGGGCGCGCGGCTGTCTACCCAGGTGAGTTTTGCCGGGCGTTTTCTGGTGTATCTCCCGCAGGAAACGCATATCGGCATCTCGCAAAAAATCGAGGATGAAGCCGAACGCGAGTCGCTGCGCCAGAAACTGCAACAGCTGTTGCCCGAGGATGAACACGGCGGCTTCATCATCCGCACCATGGCGGAACAGGCTGAAGAGCGCGAATTGCAGGCGGATATCGGGTACTTGCGCAAACTGTGGGCGGATATTCAGCAACAGGCCAGAACCGCGCCGCTGAAATCGCTGCTGTATCAGGAACTGAACCTGTCGCTGCGCGTGCTGCGCGATTTCGCCAACGAGGAAACCGACCGCATTCTGGTGGATTCGCGTGAAACCTACCAGAAAATGCTGAGCTTTGCCGAGAGCTACAGCGGAGCTGTGGTCAACAAGCTCAGCCACTACGCTGCCGAGCGTCCGCTGTTTGACCTGTATGCCATCGAGGATGAAATCGAGAAGGCGCTGGCGCGGCGCGTGGATCTGAAATCCGGCGGCTACCTGATTATCGACCAGACCGAAGCACTGACCACGGTGGACGTGAACACCGGCGGTTTCGTCGGCGTCCGCAATTTCGACGACACCATTTTCAAGACCAACCTGGAGGCCGCGCAGGCTATTGCGCGTCAGTTGCGGCTGCGCAACCTGGGCGGCATCATCATCGTGGACTTTATCGACATGGACAATCGCGGTCATCGCGACGAAGTGTTTTCCGAGTTTAAAAAGGCGCTGGCGCGTGACCATACGCGCATGACGGTGAATGATTTTTCCCCGCTGGGGCTGGTGGAGATGACGCGCAAGCGTACCCGCGAAAGCCTGGCCCACGTTTTGTG contains:
- the nadD gene encoding nicotinate-nucleotide adenylyltransferase; this encodes MKPIGIFGGTFDPIHFGHLRLAEEMAEALELTTVRLIPAGTPPHRTRPRTDAHHRLQMVRLAIAGNPRFVLDDREVGLPRLSYTVETLASLRDELGARQPLCLLLGADAFLGLTTWHRWQDLFTLAHIAVAHRPGFPQSAWKDAMPEALRAELEARMAHPHDLTSAAAGLLATRPITALDISATHIRDTLRAARSPRYLLPNAVLDYIQANQLYLPEN
- the rsfS gene encoding ribosome silencing factor — its product is MDINEITAAVVDALEDIKGQDIVVLDTSPLTSMFDRMVIASADSTRQTKALAHNVQEKLKEKGVPDQGIEGLASGEWVLLDLGSVVVHVMQPAVRQYYNLEELWSAAQDQRNKRNATG
- the rlmH gene encoding 23S rRNA (pseudouridine(1915)-N(3))-methyltransferase RlmH; its protein translation is MKLRIIAVGKKMPAWIEAGFSEYARRMPRENSIELVELKPEKRGGGKTSGQIQEAERDRILAALPRHATVWALDEHGSQLTTLELAGALREWQGTGRDTAFVIGGADGLHQDVKQRADKLLALSRFTLPHGLVRVMLVEQLYRVWSVTHNHPYHRE
- a CDS encoding Maf family protein, which translates into the protein MAHTDPRIYLASRSPRRRELLRQIGVRHEVLLLRESGDRLDVDETPQPGEPPQEYALRIARGKATAGWQCVMERHIPRYPVLGADTTVTVDGEILGKPLGLDAAIAMLAKLAGRSHQVMTAVALACETRCEVLLSTSTVRFKPLSERAIHTYASSGEPFDKAGGYAIQGRAATFIEHLEGSYSGVMGLPLYETAQLLERYNMKLFE
- the rng gene encoding ribonuclease G, which translates into the protein MSEEILINVTPQETRVAVMHLGVVQELHIERISQLGLVGNIYFGKVCRVLPGMQSAFIDIGLERAAFLHIADIWEERHAGGEERPIERILFEGQGVLVQVIKDPIGTKGARLSTQVSFAGRFLVYLPQETHIGISQKIEDEAERESLRQKLQQLLPEDEHGGFIIRTMAEQAEERELQADIGYLRKLWADIQQQARTAPLKSLLYQELNLSLRVLRDFANEETDRILVDSRETYQKMLSFAESYSGAVVNKLSHYAAERPLFDLYAIEDEIEKALARRVDLKSGGYLIIDQTEALTTVDVNTGGFVGVRNFDDTIFKTNLEAAQAIARQLRLRNLGGIIIVDFIDMDNRGHRDEVFSEFKKALARDHTRMTVNDFSPLGLVEMTRKRTRESLAHVLCQPCPTCQGRGEVKTAQTVCYEILREIVREARQFNAREFRILASQQVIDLFLDEESQSLAQLGDFIGKPVSLQVESLYTQEQYDVILI